Proteins from a single region of Undibacterium sp. KW1:
- a CDS encoding IucA/IucC family siderophore biosynthesis protein yields MDSNNQIPATGNKSCYAAAAERTLRQFIDAFWFEGALDGHLERQADGKADLYLRGSNEQGQAIEYRIAAHPANSFGRHRLHGPVCEASSGMSTTDIATVAGNLLRSHAAQNGPRFINELIHTAAKQACSLQARALAAKGRTALDLPYAWQEAQLGDGHLYHPCYRSRIGFNLADHQRYGPEFAQAFGLVWLALDKQLADIHGLPSIDYIQFLQTEIGAAEVLRLQQTITLSGKDADNYYLLPAHPWHWRQSLQIQYADWLADDRLLYLGVGETTWLAQQSIRSLTSLVSHNNHNLKLPLAIANSSADRILSDHHVHNAPLISQWLNNLCSEDNFLQQYCRLAVLAEPMGITLAPAASRQDRYGLLGAIWRQSPTSILRQGEQVFPCTALTTLDDQQQLNISSWLQQHGTETWVKALLHAMLPPFIHLMLAHGVLLEAHAQNTLLIVRDGLPVGVAIRDLPGGLHYIAGQTTNEAQLQHLRQAPAHRNVANASNGFAMDTTDEARDYLLEVLLFIHLSELAHRLTLHHGFEESRFWQLAAQTVLDYQAQVPQLFARCQQFNLFAPELQMEKLASRRLSAASAQAFHIVPNPLHQFIQSQGA; encoded by the coding sequence ATGGACAGCAACAATCAAATTCCGGCGACTGGCAATAAATCCTGTTATGCCGCAGCGGCCGAACGCACGCTACGCCAGTTCATCGATGCATTCTGGTTTGAAGGAGCCCTGGATGGGCATCTGGAGCGACAGGCTGATGGCAAGGCTGATTTGTATTTACGGGGTAGCAATGAGCAGGGCCAGGCGATTGAATACCGGATAGCTGCACATCCGGCAAACAGCTTTGGGCGCCACCGTTTGCACGGCCCGGTATGCGAAGCGAGCAGTGGGATGAGCACCACTGATATTGCCACCGTTGCAGGCAATTTGCTGAGGTCACACGCGGCGCAGAATGGCCCACGCTTCATTAATGAATTAATTCATACCGCCGCCAAACAGGCCTGCTCATTGCAAGCCAGGGCACTGGCCGCAAAGGGCCGTACTGCACTTGACTTGCCGTATGCATGGCAAGAAGCGCAATTGGGTGACGGCCATCTGTACCATCCTTGCTATCGTTCTCGCATAGGTTTTAACCTGGCCGACCATCAGCGTTATGGGCCAGAATTTGCGCAGGCCTTTGGCCTGGTCTGGCTGGCGCTGGACAAGCAACTGGCTGATATCCATGGCTTGCCCAGCATTGATTACATCCAGTTTTTGCAAACGGAAATTGGTGCAGCAGAAGTGCTGCGTTTGCAGCAAACCATCACGCTCTCAGGCAAGGATGCAGACAATTATTACCTGCTGCCCGCCCATCCCTGGCACTGGCGACAGAGCCTGCAAATTCAGTACGCCGACTGGCTGGCAGATGACCGCCTGCTCTATCTTGGCGTTGGTGAAACGACCTGGCTGGCACAACAATCAATACGTTCACTGACATCTCTTGTCAGCCATAACAATCACAACCTCAAGCTGCCGCTCGCCATCGCCAACAGTTCAGCAGACCGCATCCTGTCTGACCATCATGTACATAATGCGCCGCTGATATCGCAATGGCTTAACAACTTGTGTAGCGAAGATAATTTTTTACAGCAGTACTGTAGGCTGGCGGTTCTGGCAGAACCCATGGGCATCACCCTGGCACCTGCGGCGTCACGCCAGGACAGATATGGCTTGCTCGGTGCGATCTGGCGGCAGTCGCCGACATCCATACTCAGGCAAGGCGAGCAGGTATTCCCCTGCACTGCCTTGACTACACTTGATGATCAGCAGCAACTGAACATTTCCAGCTGGTTGCAACAACATGGCACTGAAACCTGGGTAAAGGCGCTATTGCACGCCATGCTGCCACCGTTTATCCATCTGATGCTGGCGCATGGTGTTTTGCTGGAAGCGCACGCACAAAATACCCTGCTCATCGTCAGGGATGGCTTGCCTGTCGGTGTTGCCATCCGTGACTTGCCCGGTGGCCTGCACTATATCGCGGGGCAAACCACCAACGAAGCGCAATTACAGCATTTGCGCCAGGCGCCGGCACACCGCAATGTGGCCAATGCCAGCAATGGTTTTGCCATGGACACTACAGACGAAGCCCGGGATTACCTGCTTGAAGTGCTCTTGTTTATCCATCTGTCTGAACTGGCACACAGGCTGACGCTGCATCATGGGTTTGAAGAAAGCCGCTTCTGGCAACTGGCTGCACAAACCGTGCTTGATTATCAGGCGCAAGTGCCGCAATTGTTTGCACGCTGCCAGCAATTCAATTTGTTTGCACCAGAACTGCAAATGGAAAAACTGGCCAGCAGGCGTCTTTCTGCCGCCAGCGCGCAAGCATTTCATATTGTCCCTAACCCCCTGCATCAATTCATACAATCTCAGGGCGCGTGA
- a CDS encoding MFS transporter: MRQTIFITVLGHFGAAFAALCMPPFYAHILQQNFSSQALVMAGWYFTLPTLAAAISNPLWGKLADRIGIRASLIRAHWGLCLSFIITGMARTPWEFAFGLTLQGLLGGTFAASNAFLASFLPGKRLATLLSVMQGSARTALFAGPAIIGLFSDGQNLLHIFFYLAIFPGLAGLILYLLPVKTVAPAAHTVTDNTGTAPVKAGTLSASSLYRYQALFTIGTVLTYPYFVIDLAQRLNMSAAWAGALFGLPHALFLVLAWPIGRHVNFSNAQTALARFSALTCAGLLLQVLANNLPLLATGRILMGAGMTGAYLAINALAASTTRKASAGQHFGKLEGANKWGAVMAGILASGLATSMSYTAPIWLACALLAGLSIFIESKRL; this comes from the coding sequence ATGCGGCAAACCATTTTCATCACGGTACTGGGGCATTTTGGTGCGGCCTTTGCTGCGCTGTGCATGCCACCATTTTATGCGCATATACTGCAGCAGAACTTTTCCAGTCAGGCCCTGGTCATGGCTGGCTGGTACTTTACCCTGCCAACCCTGGCGGCGGCGATCTCCAATCCCTTATGGGGCAAGCTGGCTGACCGCATAGGCATACGTGCTTCGCTGATACGTGCACACTGGGGCCTGTGCCTGAGCTTCATCATCACAGGTATGGCACGCACGCCGTGGGAATTTGCCTTTGGCCTGACTTTGCAAGGTTTGCTGGGTGGCACCTTTGCGGCATCAAATGCTTTTCTGGCTTCTTTCCTGCCAGGCAAGCGCCTCGCTACATTGCTGAGTGTCATGCAAGGCTCGGCCCGCACCGCGCTGTTCGCAGGGCCTGCCATCATAGGCCTGTTCAGCGACGGCCAAAATCTGCTGCACATCTTTTTTTACCTGGCCATATTCCCTGGTCTGGCGGGGTTGATACTCTATCTGCTACCGGTAAAAACTGTTGCTCCTGCTGCGCATACCGTAACAGACAACACTGGTACAGCGCCTGTCAAGGCTGGCACACTCAGTGCCAGCAGTCTGTACCGCTACCAGGCGCTATTCACCATAGGTACGGTACTGACCTATCCGTATTTTGTCATTGACCTGGCGCAACGCCTGAATATGTCTGCGGCCTGGGCCGGTGCCCTGTTTGGCTTGCCGCATGCACTGTTTCTGGTGCTGGCCTGGCCTATCGGCCGCCATGTCAATTTTTCTAATGCGCAGACTGCACTGGCGCGTTTCTCCGCGCTGACCTGCGCTGGATTGTTATTGCAGGTGCTGGCCAATAATCTGCCCCTGCTGGCCACGGGCCGGATACTCATGGGCGCAGGGATGACCGGCGCTTATCTGGCCATCAATGCCCTGGCAGCATCCACAACCAGAAAAGCCAGTGCCGGCCAGCATTTTGGCAAACTGGAAGGCGCCAATAAATGGGGCGCTGTCATGGCAGGAATTCTCGCAAGCGGTCTGGCTACTTCAATGAGTTATACCGCTCCCATCTGGTTGGCTTGTGCGCTGTTGGCCGGCCTCTCCATTTTTATAGAAAGTAAACGCTTATGA
- a CDS encoding glycoside hydrolase family 65 protein, with the protein MHTSDALQHQFPLEGWGITENQLDDGHHLLSETLFALGNGYIGLRGTAEEGNQRTAADSLNGSYLNGFYESEAIQYPENAYGLARTNQFMLNVPNAKCLTLMLEDETFDLQQGRIDSYQRQLDFRTGLLTRTLQWTSARGRSIRLHSQRLVSFDNKHVYAMSYEVTPLNFSGEIKLLSAIDAAVKNIAAGDDPRVGSAISGPVLHKLEVTQEDDFSAFLHRTHNSGLSLATAMQNHLQAESAYTSSLQQFDDKLEQQFTIEAVQGQAIKLDKFCSYFSSRDYPVASLLSLSQQTLGKVCEQGFAQLAASQQAYLADFWAQADVHISGDAALQQGIRFNMFHLLQSVGRDGKTNIAAKGLTGEGYEGHYFWDTEIYIFPFFLYNKPEIARKLLEYRYQYLPQARERARQMSHASGALYPWRTIDGEECSAYFPAGTAQYHINADIAYSIKLYMEATADMDFLLTQGAEIVLETARLWMGLGHYTRLSGHNEESFCINEVTGPDEYTAQVNNNYYTNAMAQMHLRFAADIVRQLQLEHIEKFAGLAAKIHLQADEADAWQHAADHMALPYNKERGIHEQDDSFLNKKVWDFANTPKENYPLLLNYHPLVIYRHQVCKQADVVLALLLLSDQFSLDDKRRDFDFYEKVTTHDSSLSTCIFSIIAAEVGYQDKAYDYFMQTARLDLDNTHGNTHYGVHTAAMGGTWLGIAYGFAGMRVNQRQLSFAPVLPRQWQDYQFRVHFHGQLLEIIVSQTHVEYRLLRGTALQFQHRGQSLQVTEQQATCKIALQAQEPSHA; encoded by the coding sequence GTGCACACAAGTGATGCCTTGCAACATCAATTTCCGCTGGAAGGCTGGGGGATTACTGAGAATCAGCTCGATGACGGGCATCACCTGCTCAGCGAAACCCTGTTCGCCCTGGGAAATGGCTACATAGGTTTGCGCGGCACGGCAGAAGAAGGCAATCAAAGAACAGCAGCAGACTCACTGAACGGCAGTTACCTCAATGGTTTTTATGAATCCGAAGCCATACAGTATCCAGAAAACGCGTATGGCCTGGCGCGCACCAATCAATTCATGCTGAATGTGCCCAACGCCAAATGCCTGACATTGATGCTGGAAGATGAAACCTTCGATTTGCAGCAGGGCAGGATAGACAGCTACCAGCGTCAACTGGATTTTCGCACCGGTTTGCTGACCCGCACCCTGCAATGGACATCTGCACGGGGACGCAGCATACGCCTGCATAGCCAGCGACTGGTCAGTTTCGATAACAAGCATGTCTATGCGATGTCGTATGAGGTTACGCCCTTGAATTTTTCTGGCGAGATCAAACTGCTTTCTGCTATTGATGCTGCAGTAAAAAATATCGCTGCTGGTGATGACCCGCGTGTAGGTTCCGCCATCAGCGGCCCGGTTCTGCACAAACTCGAAGTAACGCAGGAAGATGATTTTTCTGCCTTCCTGCACCGCACCCACAATAGCGGTCTGAGCCTGGCAACTGCGATGCAAAATCATTTGCAAGCAGAGAGTGCCTACACCAGCAGCTTGCAGCAGTTTGATGACAAACTGGAACAGCAATTCACCATCGAGGCAGTACAAGGACAGGCAATAAAACTGGATAAATTTTGCAGCTATTTTTCATCCCGCGATTATCCGGTAGCGTCTTTGCTCTCGCTCAGTCAACAAACATTGGGCAAGGTGTGTGAACAAGGTTTTGCACAACTGGCCGCAAGCCAGCAAGCATATCTGGCTGACTTTTGGGCGCAGGCCGATGTGCACATCAGCGGCGACGCTGCCTTGCAGCAGGGTATACGTTTCAATATGTTCCACCTGCTGCAATCAGTAGGGCGTGACGGCAAGACCAATATCGCTGCCAAGGGCCTGACAGGTGAAGGCTATGAAGGCCATTATTTCTGGGATACAGAAATTTATATCTTCCCCTTCTTCCTCTACAACAAACCAGAGATTGCCAGAAAGCTGCTCGAATACCGCTATCAATACCTGCCACAAGCGAGAGAGCGTGCGCGTCAGATGTCGCATGCCAGCGGCGCACTTTACCCATGGCGCACTATCGATGGTGAAGAATGCTCAGCCTACTTCCCCGCAGGTACAGCGCAATACCATATCAATGCTGACATTGCCTATTCCATCAAGCTATATATGGAAGCAACGGCAGACATGGATTTCTTGCTGACGCAAGGGGCAGAAATCGTGCTGGAAACCGCCCGCCTGTGGATGGGCCTGGGCCATTACACCCGCTTGTCAGGTCACAACGAGGAATCGTTTTGCATCAATGAAGTGACCGGCCCAGATGAATACACGGCGCAAGTCAACAACAACTATTACACCAATGCGATGGCGCAAATGCATTTGCGTTTTGCAGCTGATATCGTCAGGCAATTACAACTTGAACACATAGAAAAATTTGCTGGACTTGCAGCAAAAATTCATCTGCAAGCGGATGAGGCAGACGCATGGCAACATGCTGCTGATCACATGGCTTTGCCCTATAACAAAGAGCGGGGCATTCATGAGCAGGATGACAGCTTCCTCAATAAAAAGGTCTGGGACTTTGCCAATACACCCAAAGAAAATTATCCCCTGCTGTTGAATTACCATCCGCTTGTCATCTATCGCCATCAGGTTTGCAAACAGGCAGATGTGGTGCTGGCCTTGCTCTTGCTCAGTGACCAGTTCAGCCTCGATGACAAGCGCCGTGACTTTGATTTTTATGAAAAAGTCACGACCCATGATTCATCCCTATCTACCTGTATCTTCAGCATCATCGCCGCAGAAGTCGGTTATCAGGACAAGGCTTACGACTACTTCATGCAAACTGCCAGGCTGGATCTGGACAATACCCATGGCAATACCCATTATGGTGTGCACACGGCAGCCATGGGCGGCACCTGGCTGGGTATTGCCTATGGTTTTGCAGGCATGCGCGTCAACCAGAGGCAACTGAGTTTTGCACCGGTCTTGCCTAGGCAATGGCAAGACTACCAGTTCCGCGTGCATTTCCACGGGCAATTACTGGAAATCATCGTGAGCCAAACCCATGTCGAATATCGTCTCTTGCGCGGCACGGCATTGCAATTCCAGCACAGGGGACAAAGCCTGCAAGTCACAGAGCAACAAGCGACATGCAAAATCGCGTTGCAGGCACAGGAGCCGAGCCATGCGTAA
- a CDS encoding IucA/IucC family siderophore biosynthesis protein — MNASLPRFAWNHVPDTLPLLHLPSLPRALPHPRQAANNAVPVEASEYAQLQHARVLLNCYAREVAMQEHKLAVRSIAHTRLAPAALRQYQGQVLDIQLPRMQSRFCVGVQHVSVTGNYDYITDIYLQDHQQTWSVASWREIAQLIVADLSLREGTAFNADLLQQIEESIATMQHLLEAQQGKLRSLHTDSALQQYIRSEQHLLTGHPFHPTPKSRSGWTRTEEKNYSPEHGARLQLRYFQIPRSWIISDSLDEQDLSSRLQQLTGHGLQADSKHIIVPLHPWQADWLMQQARIQTAMGAGEIHDLGCSGKQFYPTASIRTMLAEDGSAFLKLSLNLRITNCIRNNARHELAAALTASRLYRPMKAEMLALFPHFHALEEQAYLSVAFPEDQQQSDRQHKEIEDGFGLVLREGLSSHLAQGITPMICAALFGNGQAGRLQVAALIERFSHRHSLSLRQGMRLWFSRYAELAIYPVFYLLFEKGIAFEPHMQNSIVGLAEDGTPVRFIVRDLELTRLTPKAHKLINAMQLDEHTRKEICCSDEAGWTRIGYCLLVNNICEVIATLANGNHELYLELWACLRNILQSYLANFPNPEAARRIQGLLSGEPLPVKGNLLIRFLKQADRKAAYLPLYHPLGVVNEA; from the coding sequence ATGAACGCTAGCTTACCGCGGTTCGCCTGGAACCATGTGCCTGACACTTTGCCCTTACTCCATCTACCGTCTTTGCCACGTGCTTTACCACATCCCAGGCAGGCAGCCAACAATGCTGTCCCTGTCGAAGCCAGCGAATACGCCCAGTTGCAACATGCGCGCGTGCTGCTGAATTGTTATGCGCGTGAGGTCGCCATGCAGGAACATAAGCTGGCCGTCCGTTCCATTGCCCACACCAGGCTGGCACCTGCAGCATTGCGCCAGTATCAGGGCCAGGTGCTGGACATACAGTTACCGCGCATGCAAAGCCGTTTTTGCGTGGGGGTACAACATGTCTCAGTCACCGGCAATTATGATTACATCACCGACATCTATCTGCAAGACCATCAGCAGACCTGGTCAGTAGCCAGTTGGCGCGAGATTGCCCAGCTCATTGTCGCTGACCTCTCGCTGCGCGAAGGCACTGCGTTTAATGCCGACCTGCTACAACAAATCGAGGAAAGCATCGCTACCATGCAGCATCTGCTGGAGGCGCAGCAAGGCAAATTACGTTCTCTCCACACAGACTCAGCATTGCAGCAATACATACGCAGTGAACAGCATTTGCTGACGGGCCACCCTTTCCACCCTACTCCCAAGAGCCGTTCAGGCTGGACAAGAACAGAAGAAAAAAACTATTCGCCAGAACATGGCGCAAGGCTGCAATTACGCTATTTCCAGATCCCGCGCAGCTGGATCATTAGCGATAGTCTCGATGAGCAAGACTTGTCCAGCCGTTTGCAACAACTGACCGGCCACGGCCTGCAAGCTGATAGCAAACACATCATCGTTCCCCTGCACCCCTGGCAAGCTGACTGGCTCATGCAGCAGGCACGCATACAGACCGCCATGGGCGCTGGAGAAATACACGATCTGGGCTGTAGTGGCAAACAGTTTTATCCCACGGCATCCATACGCACCATGCTGGCAGAAGATGGCAGTGCTTTTTTAAAACTGTCGCTGAACCTGCGCATCACCAATTGCATACGCAATAATGCGCGACACGAACTGGCTGCAGCATTGACCGCCAGCCGTCTTTACCGACCGATGAAAGCAGAAATGCTGGCGCTGTTCCCGCATTTTCATGCACTGGAAGAACAGGCTTACCTGAGTGTAGCCTTCCCGGAAGACCAACAACAGAGTGACAGGCAACATAAGGAAATCGAAGACGGCTTTGGCCTGGTCCTGCGTGAAGGTCTGTCAAGCCATCTGGCGCAAGGCATCACACCCATGATATGCGCGGCCCTGTTTGGCAACGGCCAGGCAGGTCGCCTGCAGGTGGCCGCATTGATAGAACGGTTTTCCCACAGACATAGTTTGTCCCTGCGCCAGGGCATGCGCCTGTGGTTCAGCCGTTATGCCGAGCTGGCAATTTATCCCGTGTTTTACCTGTTGTTTGAAAAAGGTATCGCCTTTGAACCACATATGCAAAACAGCATCGTCGGGCTTGCAGAAGATGGCACTCCAGTGCGTTTCATTGTCCGTGATCTGGAGCTGACCAGGCTGACACCCAAGGCCCACAAACTGATCAACGCCATGCAGCTTGATGAGCATACCCGTAAAGAAATCTGTTGCAGCGACGAAGCTGGTTGGACACGCATAGGCTATTGCCTGCTGGTCAATAATATCTGTGAAGTCATCGCCACGCTGGCGAATGGCAATCATGAACTTTACCTCGAATTATGGGCTTGCCTGCGCAATATACTGCAAAGTTATCTGGCCAACTTCCCCAACCCAGAGGCAGCACGCCGCATACAGGGCTTGCTGTCCGGCGAGCCCTTGCCCGTCAAGGGTAATTTGCTGATCCGTTTTTTAAAGCAGGCTGACCGCAAGGCTGCCTATCTTCCGCTATATCACCCACTGGGCGTAGTCAATGAAGCTTAG